Part of the Falco rusticolus isolate bFalRus1 chromosome 2, bFalRus1.pri, whole genome shotgun sequence genome is shown below.
TCTTCCCTGAAAGGCAGCCTCCAAGGCTGGACACGGTGCTCCAGCTGGGAAGGTAACAATGCTGCAAAGGGTGCAAGGGCTGCTACACAAATCTCACACATTATATTCTTATTTATACATGACAAAATTGCATCTGCCCTTTTTGCTACAGCAGACACTGTCAGCCCACTGAAACTGTTGGCTCCTGTCCAGCCTGTCATTCACAGTAACCATGGATCTTTCTCTGCTGAACTGCTACCtaaatagggttttttttctccttttctgtttgcatgttTATTATTTCTACTTAAACACAGAACTTTGCCCCTGTCACTGTCTAATAGCATCCTGTCTTTTTTTAGACCATAGTTTCAGTTTGTCAGTTTAGTCCTTTCGGctttgtgtcatctgcaaataTAATGACCAGACATTATTTCATCATCCAATTTGTTAATGAAAACACCAAATATCCCTAAACCCAGGACAGAGTGGTCAAATCCCCCCTCAGTGGCTCCCCCTACTCCAACAGCAAATCACTAATACCTCTCCTCTGAGCACAACCCTGAACCAACAAAAATAGTTTCCTCCAGACTGTTTCTTTAGCTTACACACACAAGTGTAATCTCAGAGAGTGTCAAAACTTCTTCTGGAGTCAAGATATATGACATCACCTTTTTCTTCATGTACGATCCTGTTAACCTGCTGTAGTAGGAAACCAGAATGATCTGGGATTGTACATGATAGATCCATACTGGCTGATAGTCACCTGTATTCATTCTCTGTAGATTTATCATCTGATTGtctgtttcagtattttctaaGATGGACATTAAGGTGACTGTTAATTCCTTGTTCCTCcattttttccatatatatCTCTCCTTGTACCTATATATAGATAGAAATCCATCTCCTTGTATTCACCATGCATATCCTTCTCTGGTGCTCCTCTTGTCCTGCCCTATGCCAGCTCTGAGAGTTCACTGTTCAGTCCCTCAGTGCTCTATGCTGAAGTTCATCAGGTCCATCTAATATGAAAACACCTGATTTATCTAGGTGCTTTCTAATTATATAATTCAGTGGTTTCAGCAACCATGACAatatctgctgtgttttgttcagGCTGTAATAAACAAAGCTCCACATCAGTGACAATGCTGGAATCAATGGAAGTTGTTCTGATGTCCAGGCTAACCTCTCCATGTTTCTCTAATCGACTGCAAAGCCCAGAGCAAGAGAACCCTGCGTTTCCCAGATGTTTTTGGAAGCAGTCTCGTTGGATGGTTTCAAATTTCACCTTCAGGTTGGcttacaatctttttttttttcattcctctctctttGGTTGCTAAGAGAGGTATATATAAACCTGCTTCTGAGACAGCGTTTTGACAAGTGCTCGActgcaggagaggggaaagccAGCTGCAATTCTTGCTCCCATATCAACACATCTGCCTCTGCAGGAGCTAATAGTGCCAAAGCCACCCTGGGTTTGCTGGGATTTTCTTCAAAGGATTCCTTCATAACTTTAATGCAGTTTCTGACTTGGTCACGTAATTGTAACTCCCAGGCTGCTGGACGTATTTGCTCCACTTACACCTTGAACGAGAGAGCATGGCCTGCTGGAAGTTACCTCCAGTCACGACATAAAGCAGTAGGTTGCCATGTGTTGAGTGCAGCCAGTGTCTGAGAGATGATACAGGTGGAGTGGATTTGCTTTTCCATGTGACAGCTGACTGGACAGAACCATagctcagccccagccaccTGAAAGGCGTGGACAGGGAGGAAGCACACAGAGAAGACCACCAAGAGGACAGTGAGTCTGCGAGCCTTTTGTTTGTAGCAAGTCCGTGTGCAGGACCCAGTAGCCAAAGGAATAACTTCGTAGGGTGGACAACCACCACGTAGCGTAAGGTGCTGAAGCAGGTGAGGAAGAGGATGCTACTGTATAAGTTGAAGTGGAAGCCAAAGTGGATGAACTTGCACACGAATTCACCAAAGATCCAGTGCTCCCCACTGGCATAGCAGTGTACCAGGAAGGGAAGGCTGGTGACGTACAGCAGGTCTGTGAGTGCCAGGTTCAGCGTGATTATGGTGCCGCTCTTCCAAGGCCTCATCTTGAAGCTGGAAACATAAATCACAATGATGTTTCCCAGGAAGCCCACCAGGGAAATGATGCTATATGTAATGAGGAGGTACAAAGTCTTCAGATCGACTTCCACACCAGTGCAGTTCGGAAAATCACCTTCAGTGTCTTGCCAGGTGGTGGGGTTGGCTAAGTTGTCATTTGTGGTGTTCATGTTTTTCCTTAGTGCTTAAGAAAGAGAGGAATGTTTAGTGTTCAGATAAGACCTTCTGACAGATAAGACCTTCTCATAGCCTGTTAAAAACAACTAATAACTAGATCTTTCCTTTCAGCTTCCCATCAGTGCCACTATTAAAGTGCCTTTATCGAACAAGGAAAGGCTTTTCTACTGTCATGGAAACTGATCCTGATCCAGAGGCTTTTTATCATATCTATATAGAGAtagataaaattttattttaaaacatgtattttcaggGAAGGGTCTGCACAGGCACAATGAAGCTCTAATATAAGGGTTTCCCAGTCCCACAGTGTGTGATGTGGGCCCCCTGGCATATAAAGTTCACTTTCTGCTCTCAACAGGGCTCAAGTGGAGCAGAAGAACAGACTAGTCTGTTGTGCTGCTGACCGACAATGTGGAGAGGAATGTCCAGAACACAACTGCCCCATAGAAGCTATTTGCAGCCTTGTTAATTAAGTGGAAAACAGGGTGGATGTTGAAACATTTTCATATCCTTTTTGATACTGGAGTTGgttaacatttttctccctgctccttggAAACAACTGATAGAGGAATATTTCACTCTTTTAGTTCATTAACAAGATAGATGTTgcaaagaaatgttatttttaggCTTGTCATCAGCTGCTATGTAAATTTCTATCCCTGTAAAATTTTTTAATGGTGTTTCACTCTGACATTAGCCTTAGATAGAATCTCAGATAACTTTTCTGAAACATCAGAATAAATTCATCCAACTTTGCAAAGCAACCATTTGCAAGATATAACACATGCCTTAAGCAGGATTCAAGGGAAATAAAGATAGCCCGTTACAGTGTCTGCAACAGAAAATATGGGGGCACTGAAGCACATGGCAAATAACTGCTAACATGGCATCCAGTAAGTGCATTTGTGtgaatgccttctttcttttaaagtggAGTAAAAGTcttgttggaaaaaaatgaataaacatcTAGCGTCATTTTTCCAGAGGAATGCAACTTTTTTCAGGATGATGCCACCTTCAGATTACTGTGGCGTGGATCTGTTAAAACGGATCCTACTGAATCACTGCTTCTATTTCTTGTCTCactctgaattttcttcatgtaGCTTCTACCCTCACTCACTTGTGAGATATCGCAGAGACAGGCTGTAGGATTTGAATTCAAATTTACGGAGAACGTTTGGTTCAAACgtatttaaaacacttcaaaaactGAAGCTGAAGCCTGAGGAGACACATGCCAAACACTGgcacttgtttttaaagagcaaaacagCTTCAAACCTCTTCTCACgactggggatgctgcaggggaTGGTTTGGATAAATCCAGTGGCTCTAATTCAGTTAAGAAGTAATGCAGCAATACTGTTGTCTCCAAACAAACTTGAACATTGGACACTGGTATGGCTAATGGTTAACCAGGCTAACAGCAAAGGCCCCGTCCTGCAGTAGCAGGTCACAGCGTGCTGTCTCCTGCTGGAGGCACCAGGGCTGTGCACACCATGGTGTTTACAGTGCACAGCTATTAAGCGAGCTGAAGGGTacagctgggtgctgctccccacaTCACTTTCTTCGTGGGTTTGTGGGCATATCGTTTTGtaagcagccttttttttttttttcccccaacagcCAGccgtgctgctgcagcaaaccTATAGGGGCTGAAGAGCAAAtacctccagctgctggagagcagagtAGCAGCATTCAGCAGCTGCAGTCCCTACTGACAGCCCCACACTCTCGGGTGCTTTCAGAGCCATCCCCTTTGCTGTCAGCGAGGTATATGATAGGGCTGGATTCGGGTCAAGGAATGGGGCCGCCAAGGGCCAGGCCACCCGCCAAGCTCTGCACTGGTTATGGAAATGAGAAGTGGGGACAAGGACTGCAAGAAAATCACGTGGGTGCGGGGTCTTGGTTCTGAACTGCCCTAAGGTTACAACCGGCCTAACAGGTTACCACAGGGACCCAAGAAAGGAGACAGCAAGTCTTTGCTGTTGGCcttattatttttgctgtctgaATTACAAATAGAATTTAGACAAAACTTAAATCTAATTAAGGAACAGTTTGTACTGTGGCAGATTTTATCACACTAAGTAATTGGCCATAATGGGACTTCTGCAGCCAAAGCTGAGAGCAAATGATATATGGTGTAGACACATAATgaactttaaataaattatcCAAGAGCCGAACTCACAATAAAAGGGAACTAGATTATTGAAATAGAaaccctctttcagttttaacagTGGAGTCACTGCTGTATTGCATGGTATTCTTTACTGTAACCAATTGATTGGagtcactttaaaaaatgttgtgaTTGCATGTCTTTAATTGCAGTCACATATAAGAGAAACTTGTCTGCTCCTGCATTGTGATAATTTAATTAGAGactgctggaaataaaagtCAAATGGCTGCAGCCATGGCAAAGTAACCTAATGCCTGTAATTGGACTATATTTCACACAGATGTGTTGCTGAATAAATTAAATAGGATTTGGCTCACAGTGTTCGACTCTTCCACTGGCTTAGATTTAAGTGATGCAAATTATATATTTAGGGATGAAGATGTGAGCCCTCCTTCCCCTACCCTTTATAATTCAGGGGGGTAATTCCACACAGAAAGAGTATGTGGGTTTGAGTATTGGATGCATCCCAGATAAGCTTAATTTGTTCCATGTTTCCATCATCCTGTAACCCTTTGCTCATCTCTCTCCACTTCACCCTGCCTCTAAGTTCACACCTTTAAATCCAAATATGCATTTTACCTGTAAATCCTTGGtgtcattttctctcttcttcataGCTGGTTTCTTAAATACCCTACTCCAGCTGGcagagtttgcttttaaattccaGGACTTGTGCAGTGAGACTGTCCAGGAAAGCCGTAGCAACCCACCTGGTTGCAGGTGGTTGCAGGAAGGTTGCAGGAATGCTCTGCCTCCGTTCCCGGGTCTCTGCCAGGGGAAGGCGGAGTTGGCTCCATGGTGCTGAGTGAGAGTAGCTCTGACCCCTCTTGCTTATCTGCAGGCTAGCTGCCACAtccatccccagctgcagggccgTGCTGGTGTCGGTGGTCCTCCCATTGAGCCTCTGCCACCTGTGCAGGACATGGAGGACCTGCCTCATGTCACTCGCAAAATCAGTTGGGGCTGCCTGTAACCCGTCAGGTTTGGCTGGAGTGGACTGTTAGGGGTGCTTCCAGCCCTCAGTGAGGGAGGCAGGCCAGCAGCACtcaggcagggagaagcagcaccaCCGCAGCGCCTGCCTGAAGGAATATCTGCTCCCCAAGTCCCAGCGTACAGTGTAGGAGAGGTGGGAGATGGGGAGAGCAGGGTTTCAAACTGGCAGGAGCTGCTATACAGAGGTCTTGGTGGATACTGGGAGCTGAGATCAAACCCTTGTCTCTCAAGGAGGGTGAAGGTACCCATGATCTCCAAACTGGGAGCTTGGTGGAACCAGGTGCCCTTTCTGCAGGGAGAGACCTGGCTCTGAGAAGAGCAAGGATTGTGCAACCAAGACACAAGCAATGTCTTGTAGCTGGAAGAGGTGTCTAAGAGCATGTGCTTGTGAGGACAACCTGGTGGGAGGAGGGTTTTGCTGGAGAAAGGGATTGCATGACTCTGCCAGACAACTATCCTGACCATACTACATGGGTAATATGCTTTTCTGCTGTCGTGACTTGTCCAGAGGTCAGAGGAATGAAGAAGCCTAGGAAATAAACTGTGTGCTCCCTTTGCATATGgtttgaaaaaatacacagcCTGCTGTGTGATCTAGAGCACTTTACAGTCCCCAAATATCCAGGtaataaagcagaagaaagaacagcatTTCCTTGGATGTGATGGCCAACCTTCAAGAAGGGGCTAGCAGAAATCTGCTCTCCCTTTGAAGCGGGAAGAAGGGCACAGGCACTTTCTGGGGAGCCTTACGACAGCGGTTTTACTTTCTTTGCACAGCAAACAGTGAGGAGCATGGGCCCACCCAGAGGTGCCAGGGTAATTATGGTGTGGAAGTTAAAGATTTTAAGGGGTGACTTAGCTTTCCAGCATGTGGTGCTAGCTGAGGCTGTAGCATTGCAGAGGTCTCCTACAGAGCcagtatttacatattttgcttgatcttctctccctcttccttctcaaCATGTTTTGACTCTTGGGTCGACTGTGCTCTGTTGACTTTCACCTTGTATCACAGCAGTGATCCTTACACCAGCCTCAGGCTtctctcctccccttctccctgccccaaagaaaacactttcaaaagcatAAGCATTACAGATTTGATTGtgcattaaatatttgcaaactTCTGTGAACAGGCAGCAAAGTTATTATCTTAAGAGGGAAATGTTTAGATGAGGCTGAAAAGAACTTGAATGTTTTCCAACACTGAACTCAATTTCAGATCTCATTTGAAGCTATTATTAACTTTCTCATGATGATAAGAGATGTGAACCTGGAAATATGAGCAATTATGTATTGCATAATGTCATGGTGAATCAGGCTGAAATTATCTAGtaaatgtaacttttaaaatgattGCGTAACTGTCCTGTTTCTTTACCTGATGCTTTCAATATTTGCCATCTTCACATGAATGACTTCCAGCTTACTGGTTGTACATAACCTGTTGTCCTTAACTCTTTCTGGTATGTTTGGCCATATCAGCCTTTACTTTCGGACCGCTAAATACAAATATTCATAAGTAAACTGACAGCTGTCAACATATCCCTGCATGACAGCTGATAGAAGCCACCATTGTCTATAGAAAGAGTTGAAACCACTTTATACCATGTGACTAGCTAGTAGATAGTAGTAATTTCAGTACTTTGCATCAGGGAAACAGTACGTTCTGCAAAgtgcaaaaaaatcctttgcaaaACATATATAGGGAGTCATGGAGAGAACAAGGGCATGAACCTGTATGTTCTCAGAAGTCCCAGTTTACCCCTACACACATAGATGAAGGACTTTGTGCATCTTACTTATAAATTCCTGTCAAGATACaaatgtgtcctggtttcagatAGGATAAAAtttcctagtagctggtacagtgctatGTTTttgatttagtatgagaataatgttgataacacgctgatgttttatttgttctaagtagtgcttactctaaacCAAGGacttttccagtttcccatgccctgccagtgagcaggtgcacaaggagctgggagggagcacagccaggacagctggcctgagctagccaaagggatatcccgTACCATAGCACATCATGCTCGGTATAGAAACTGGGAGGAGCTGGCCAGAGCCCACcgatcgctgctgggggactggctgggcatcggtcagcgggtggtgagcaactgcactgtgcatcacttgtttttctttttccttgggtttaattcctccctctctctccttttcattagaATTGatattgttgttgttactattattattatattttattttatttctattattatattgttcttatctcaacccataagttttacctttttccgattctcttccc
Proteins encoded:
- the LOC119143882 gene encoding LOW QUALITY PROTEIN: 2-oxoglutarate receptor 1-like (The sequence of the model RefSeq protein was modified relative to this genomic sequence to represent the inferred CDS: inserted 2 bases in 1 codon; deleted 2 bases in 1 codon), yielding MNTTNDNLANPTTWQDTEGDFPNCTGVEVDLKTLYLLITYSIISLVGFLGNIIVIYVSSFKMRPWKSGTIITLNLALTDLLYVTSLPFLVHCYASGEHWIFGEFVCKFIHFGFHFNLYSSILFLTCFSTLRYVVVVPYEVIPLATGSCTRTCYKQKARRLTVLLVVFSVCFLPVHAFQVAGAELWFCPVSCHMEKQIHSTCIISQTLAALNTXGNLLLYVVTGGNFQQAMLSRSRCKWSKYVQQPGSYNYVTKSETALKL